Proteins encoded within one genomic window of Spirulina major PCC 6313:
- a CDS encoding ATP-binding protein, which translates to MKIPLRSILIVPFLLQITVAVGLTGWLSLRNGQKAVNDLVQQLQLEVENRITQHLNNYLEKPVELNTFNAESLRINVLNTTDISGLERRFWQQIRVYTDVQYIYFASAQGGYIGAGRESEPAAVTIEGTPNFVPGDFQSWLTNDQGQRTELLYSEPDYDPRRRDWYKDAIAAGAPSWSDIYIFIDNQIGISATHPIFDGSGNPQGVLAVDYLLTGIGQFLKSVPGSPHGTTFIMERSGLLVASSTTEKPYIPGDDPDGEVERLSARQSQYPAIQSTVAAFTQQVADFSELTEPVQFRYTLEGERQFVRVIPLEFQGLDWLIVVVMPESDFMAQINANTRTTIVLCGVALAIATWLGIYTSRWISQPILKLNRAAQNIATGKISQQLDTSKINEIAQLSDSFNRMVQQLEESFAALAKTNEQLETRVTERTAELRQALHDLQKAQTRMVQAEKMSSLGILVAGLAHEINNPINFIYGNLTYANEYVSIFIKILEVYQREYPNPSIALQEQLEELDVDYIKADFVKLLASMKVGSERIREIVQSLRTFSRLDEADIKEVDLHAGIDSTLMILQHRLKAKSDRPAIQLIKEYGELPLVECYSGQLNQVFMNILANAIDGFDEMSLTRSVDGIKAHPDQITIRTRVLETQWVEVAIADNGPGMDAAAQNRLFDPFFTTKAIGKGTGLGLSISYQIVTEKHQGKLLCHSTLGQGSTFIIQIPLRQSSAITSVMRKAP; encoded by the coding sequence ATGAAAATTCCGTTACGATCAATTTTGATCGTGCCCTTTCTGTTGCAAATTACTGTGGCTGTGGGCTTAACCGGCTGGCTCTCACTCCGCAATGGCCAAAAAGCAGTGAACGATCTAGTTCAACAACTGCAACTTGAGGTTGAAAATCGCATTACTCAACACCTGAATAATTATTTAGAAAAACCTGTCGAGTTAAATACCTTTAATGCTGAATCGTTACGAATTAATGTCTTAAACACAACAGATATCAGCGGTTTAGAACGTCGCTTTTGGCAACAAATTCGGGTCTATACCGATGTGCAATATATTTATTTTGCCAGTGCCCAAGGGGGGTACATTGGGGCGGGGCGAGAATCAGAACCCGCAGCGGTGACGATTGAGGGCACGCCGAATTTTGTGCCGGGGGATTTTCAAAGTTGGCTGACGAATGATCAGGGGCAACGCACGGAGTTGTTGTATTCCGAACCCGATTATGATCCCCGCCGTCGGGATTGGTACAAGGATGCGATCGCTGCCGGAGCACCCAGTTGGAGTGATATCTATATTTTTATCGATAACCAGATTGGCATTTCCGCCACCCACCCGATTTTTGATGGGTCGGGAAATCCTCAGGGCGTGCTGGCGGTGGACTACCTCCTCACGGGCATAGGTCAGTTTCTCAAATCTGTGCCCGGTTCCCCCCATGGCACAACGTTTATCATGGAGCGATCGGGGCTATTGGTGGCATCATCCACCACCGAAAAGCCCTATATTCCAGGGGATGACCCCGATGGGGAGGTGGAGCGGCTTTCGGCCCGTCAAAGTCAATACCCCGCGATTCAGTCAACAGTGGCTGCATTCACCCAACAGGTTGCCGATTTTAGTGAACTAACCGAGCCGGTCCAATTTCGCTACACCCTAGAGGGTGAGCGGCAGTTTGTCCGGGTTATTCCGTTAGAGTTCCAGGGTTTAGATTGGCTGATTGTGGTGGTGATGCCAGAGTCGGATTTTATGGCGCAAATCAATGCCAATACGCGCACAACCATTGTGCTCTGTGGGGTGGCATTAGCGATCGCAACCTGGCTCGGTATTTACACCTCGCGTTGGATTAGTCAGCCCATTCTCAAGCTCAATCGCGCCGCCCAAAACATCGCCACGGGCAAAATATCGCAACAGTTAGACACGTCTAAGATTAATGAAATTGCCCAATTGTCTGACTCCTTTAACCGGATGGTGCAACAATTAGAGGAATCCTTTGCGGCCTTGGCAAAAACCAACGAACAACTCGAAACACGAGTGACCGAACGCACCGCTGAACTGCGCCAAGCATTGCATGATTTACAAAAGGCTCAAACTCGCATGGTTCAAGCCGAAAAAATGTCGAGTTTGGGGATATTAGTCGCTGGGTTAGCCCATGAGATCAATAATCCAATTAATTTTATTTATGGCAATTTAACCTATGCCAATGAGTATGTATCCATATTCATCAAAATTCTTGAAGTCTATCAGCGAGAATATCCCAACCCTTCGATCGCACTCCAAGAACAACTTGAAGAACTCGATGTAGACTACATCAAAGCAGATTTTGTGAAATTACTTGCCTCGATGAAAGTGGGAAGTGAGCGAATTCGAGAAATTGTCCAATCATTACGCACCTTTTCGCGATTGGATGAGGCGGATATTAAAGAAGTGGATCTTCATGCGGGGATTGATAGTACCTTGATGATTCTGCAACATCGCCTCAAGGCTAAAAGCGATCGCCCCGCGATTCAGTTGATAAAAGAGTATGGCGAATTACCCTTAGTGGAATGCTATTCGGGTCAGTTGAATCAGGTCTTTATGAATATTTTGGCCAATGCGATCGATGGTTTTGATGAAATGAGTCTGACTCGTTCTGTGGATGGGATCAAGGCGCACCCCGATCAGATTACGATTCGCACCAGGGTTTTAGAAACCCAGTGGGTAGAGGTGGCGATCGCAGACAACGGCCCAGGCATGGATGCAGCCGCCCAAAACCGTTTGTTTGATCCCTTTTTCACCACTAAAGCCATTGGCAAAGGCACGGGGCTAGGACTATCAATTAGTTATCAAATTGTGACGGAAAAACATCAGGGTAAACTCCTCTGCCACTCTACGTTAGGACAAGGCAGCACGTTCATCATCCAGATTCCCCTGCGCCAGTCATCCGCTATTACGAGCGTGATGCGTAAAGCCCCCTGA
- a CDS encoding DUF3800 domain-containing protein: protein MYLLYVDESGSVHDPNQHFFVLAGFCTFERQGYWIAQELDKIAARFDPADPASMELHGNPMLKGKGRWRGHPKEERERAMEDALQVLTASHPSNRAFASVVLKSSVSPQDPVEVAFEQIASRFDRYLIRLHKKGDTQRGIIIFDKSTYETTIQTLATDFRTVGYTWGVIRNFSEVPLFLDSKASRLIQLADLIAYATFKKYEQNDERYFSIIKPRFDAEGGIVHGIHVRDL, encoded by the coding sequence ATGTACTTACTTTATGTCGATGAGTCGGGCTCAGTTCATGACCCTAATCAACATTTCTTTGTGTTAGCCGGATTTTGTACATTTGAAAGACAAGGTTACTGGATTGCACAAGAGTTAGATAAAATTGCAGCTCGCTTCGACCCGGCCGATCCTGCTTCGATGGAACTACATGGAAACCCGATGTTGAAGGGAAAGGGGCGATGGCGAGGGCATCCAAAAGAAGAGCGAGAGCGTGCGATGGAAGATGCGTTACAGGTGTTGACGGCTTCCCACCCTTCTAATCGAGCTTTTGCCAGCGTTGTTCTCAAGTCTTCGGTTTCTCCTCAAGATCCCGTAGAAGTTGCATTCGAGCAAATCGCAAGTCGCTTTGATCGATACTTAATCCGACTTCATAAAAAGGGTGATACTCAACGCGGCATCATAATTTTTGATAAATCAACTTATGAGACAACCATACAAACTCTAGCGACAGATTTTAGAACTGTTGGTTATACCTGGGGGGTTATTCGCAACTTTTCGGAAGTTCCTCTTTTTCTCGACTCAAAAGCATCTCGATTGATTCAACTTGCTGATTTAATCGCCTATGCCACATTCAAGAAGTACGAGCAAAATGATGAGCGTTACTTCTCAATTATCAAACCACGATTTGATGCAGAAGGTGGCATCGTACACGGTATTCACGTAAGAGATTTATAG